The window CATCGCCATTGGCCCCGCCCGGGTTGGGGCGCATGGCCACCCAGACGTAGGTATTGCGGGAGATCGCGTATTGCCGGGCCTGCTCGAGCGTGCCGGACAGCTCGATGAGAGCCTGGGTCATCTGATTTCCCTTGGCCATGGAGGTCAGCGCTGGAATCGCCAGGGCCACCAGCACGCTCATGATCGCGATAACGACTAACAGTTCCACCAAGGTGAATCCGGAGCCGGGCTTCTGGGGTCGCAGTTTCATGGGTGATGAAGTTACTGGGTAAGCTCTTTGTGGTTACAGTGTATTTACTTTGTTTTTGCAACCCCTTTTTGCGAATGCCTGCGATTCGGTGGATTTCGTTCTGTTCGGAACGTTAATTGGCAGACGAAAGCTCGCGTGATCCCCCGAGAGATGTTTTTGATGGTTTGGGCGGCGGCTTGCCGCGAAGCCCCCCGCGCAAGTCGTAAAACCGGAGTTTTCTCCATGCTTTTCTCCATCTTGTGGCGCTCTCGGCGGCTTGCGGGAGTGATACGATGAATGGGATGAAAATCGTCCGCGAATCTGCCCGGGAGACGCCTGTCGTCGGGGAATTTGATCTCTGTGTGATCGGTGGTTCCTGCACCGGGGTGTTTGCGGCAGTGCGAGCGGCCCGGCTGGGATTATCCGTGGCAATTGTCGAGCAAAGCCTCCTTCTGGGGGGAGTTGCGACTCTCGCGCAAGTCAATGAGTGGCACTCGCTTTACGATACGGCGGGCATGCAAATCATCGGAGGGCTTACGGTGGAGGTGCTGGATAATCTCCGCCACCGAGGCCTTGTCATTGAATCCGAGCGCGAGGGCCGCGGGTTATGTGCCACGTTCAACAGCGCCGAGCTGGCTCTCGACCTCGACCGGCTGGTGATGGAGAATGGCATCCGGATTTTTCTCAGAGCCTCATGCGTGGCAGCGATCCGAGAGGGAGGACGGGTGGCTGCGGCCATCATCGAGGACAAGTCAGGGAGGCGGGCGATTGCTGCGCGGTTCTTTATTGATGCCTCGGGCGACGGGGATCTGCTCCGGCAGGCGGGTTTTGGAGCATGGAAGAGTGAAAGCCTGCAGCCGGTGAATTACCAGATGCTGGCTGCGGGACTCGATCGCGTGATGGAAAAAACCGGGCAGGATATCTGGGAGCAGGTAAAACATCGGGCGGCGGACTATGGCTATCCCGCCGACAATGCGGTGCCATGGATCAATCGATTCCCGGCCCCGGCGGACCTGAGAAACATCTACGGCCCGCGGCTGAACGGGTATGATGCGGCCGATGCAGACCAGTTGACTGCTGCGGCGCTCGAGGGGCGGCGATGCTTGCGAGCGCTGCTCGACATGATCCGGGCTGGGCCTGATCCGGGCGTCGCGGCGGTGTCACTCGCCCATGCGCTCGGCGTGCGCGAGACATGGCACGCCCGGTGCATGCACCGATTGCGGGCCGGGGAGCTCATGGCGGGTGTTGCATTTCCTGATGCCATTGCGCAGGGGACCTATCCGGTGGATGTGCATTCGCCCGAGGGAACGGTGCTGAGGTTTCTCGATGGTCGCGAGCAGTGTATCGGTCGCGATGGTATTGCGGTCTGGCGGCGCTGGCGCGATGAGACTGCGGAGAGTCCCCGCTGCTATCATCTTCCCTATCGCAGCCTGGTGCCCGAGTTCGCGGAGAATCTCCTGGTGGCCGGCAGATTGATCGATGCGGATCGCGAGGCTTTTGGGGGAGTCCGCGTGATGGTCAACATGAACCAGACTGGCGAAGCGGTGGGCACGGCTGCGTACCTTGCCCTACGTGAAGAGTGCGCCGCATCGGAGGTGCCGATTGCCCAGCTCAGGCGGATGATGGTCGATGGAGGTTCGCTGCTTTCCATCGGTGATGCCTGAAATCGAAACCCGGGCGGGCAGTGGCACCCGGCCCGGGTTCGGGAGATGACTATTGCCTTTAGGCCCTCCAGGTCTGGGTCTTGTAATTGCCGAGCGGCACGCCTTGCGCCTTGACCTTGCGGGCGGCCTTCCCGTTGATCTCCACGGTCGCAATGTCGGTCGTGGTCGTCACGGTGAAGTCCGGTGCACCGGCGCCCTCATGGAGGGTTTCGGTGGAGATGCGGAGCGTGTTTCGGCTGAGCTTTGCCTCGATGGCGAGGCGGGTATAGGCCCCTTTTGCGTAGGCGAAAGAGAGGCCGTCATCGAACTCATACTCTGTGCCTGCGGTGCCTGCACGGGAGAGGAAGACGTGGAAGTCGACCTTGCTGCCATCGAAGGTATTATCCGCCGGAGAGACGCGGGCAAGCGGCAGGATCGAGGCGTCGCGGATATAGAGAGGCGTATTTTCGCGGTCTGCCTTCACCGTGATGCTGCGACCGCCATCGATCCATTTCCCTGTGGAAATGTCGAACCACCGCGTGCGACCTGGCAGGACGACGTCGCGCTGGGTCTGCTTTTCCTGGACGAAGGGTGCCTGAAGGATCGAGGGACCGACAAGAAACTGGTCGTCGATTTTGCCCAGGGGCAGGCCCTTCGTGTCTGCAAAGTCGTAGAAGAGGGGCCGCAGGATGGCCTCTCCCTCGAGTTCATTGCCGATGAAGAGCTGGTAGAGGTAGGGGCGCAGGCGGTAGCGCAGGCGGACATATTTGCGCAGGACTTTCAGGACGGCAGGACCAAACATCCATGGCTCCTGCTTGCGCGTGTCCTTCATGCTGTGGTTGCGCAGGACGGGGAAAAGGAAGCCCGCCTTGTACCAGTCCTGAATAAGCTCTGGCGTCGTGTCCCCGCCGAACCCGGCTGCGTCCGGGCCATTGAAAGGAATGCCGGAGAGGGCGAGATTCAGGGTTGTCGAGATGCAGGTCTTGAGGTGGTGGTAGTTGCTATAGTTGTCACCGGTCCAGATGGCGGTGTGGCGGCCGGAACCAGTCGAGCCGGAGCGGCAGAGCAGGAAGGGACGCTGGTCCGGGTGAGCCTTGATAAAGCCCTCGCGCGAGGCCTGCGCCATACCGAAGGCATACTGGTTATGATAGGTCTCATGGCTCTTTTTGCCATGATCAAAGCACATCTGGTCATTGTCGGCCGGCCCGGTCGACGGATCGTTCATGTCGAGCCATGCTCCATGAATGCCGTGGGAGGCGAAGTCGGCGACTTCTTTCGACCACCACTGGCGTGCGGAGGGGAGAGAGAAATCCGGGAAAACGGTCTGGCCCGGCCATACCAGGCCGATGTACTCGAGGCCCTGCGGGTTTTTGCAAAAGGCGTCGGCTTTCCGCCCGCGTTCATAAACATCATAGCCTTTTTCCCATTTCACGCCGGGATCGATGATGGGGATGACCCTGCGGCCCTTGGCATTCAGCTTTGAGATCGCGTCGGCGGGATCGGGGAAGTGCTTTGCGTCAAAGGTGAAGACGCGATAGCCCCGCATATAGTCAATATCGAGCCAGAGTCCGTCGGCAGGTATCTCGTGCTTGGTGAAGTGTGCATCAAGCTCGAAGAGATCGCGGGC of the Terrimicrobium sacchariphilum genome contains:
- a CDS encoding FAD-dependent oxidoreductase yields the protein MKIVRESARETPVVGEFDLCVIGGSCTGVFAAVRAARLGLSVAIVEQSLLLGGVATLAQVNEWHSLYDTAGMQIIGGLTVEVLDNLRHRGLVIESEREGRGLCATFNSAELALDLDRLVMENGIRIFLRASCVAAIREGGRVAAAIIEDKSGRRAIAARFFIDASGDGDLLRQAGFGAWKSESLQPVNYQMLAAGLDRVMEKTGQDIWEQVKHRAADYGYPADNAVPWINRFPAPADLRNIYGPRLNGYDAADADQLTAAALEGRRCLRALLDMIRAGPDPGVAAVSLAHALGVRETWHARCMHRLRAGELMAGVAFPDAIAQGTYPVDVHSPEGTVLRFLDGREQCIGRDGIAVWRRWRDETAESPRCYHLPYRSLVPEFAENLLVAGRLIDADREAFGGVRVMVNMNQTGEAVGTAAYLALREECAASEVPIAQLRRMMVDGGSLLSIGDA
- a CDS encoding glycoside hydrolase family 31 protein is translated as MHFHKYPYISNFEFASTDAKGNLKTSLGSYSLKVSASDEGIFHLGISGKGWKVNDSQAGLSFKPSSISAGPKLEVSKNRFILRDSDGEVLLESAPRRFFGQCGDASVFEFIKEKADAFYGMGEKWTGLEHSGKTTKFWNTDVWGDFNAEAYVNGRPAPDPVYVSIPYLIIRRRGKYIGLLLDNPHSTFMSTGFKVAIAEQMEVNPEGELLAEELVSKLSDGRIHLGAESGQPNLFILVGPTLPELTRKFQNLVGTTPRPPAWALGYHQCRWGYESARDLFELDAHFTKHEIPADGLWLDIDYMRGYRVFTFDAKHFPDPADAISKLNAKGRRVIPIIDPGVKWEKGYDVYERGRKADAFCKNPQGLEYIGLVWPGQTVFPDFSLPSARQWWSKEVADFASHGIHGAWLDMNDPSTGPADNDQMCFDHGKKSHETYHNQYAFGMAQASREGFIKAHPDQRPFLLCRSGSTGSGRHTAIWTGDNYSNYHHLKTCISTTLNLALSGIPFNGPDAAGFGGDTTPELIQDWYKAGFLFPVLRNHSMKDTRKQEPWMFGPAVLKVLRKYVRLRYRLRPYLYQLFIGNELEGEAILRPLFYDFADTKGLPLGKIDDQFLVGPSILQAPFVQEKQTQRDVVLPGRTRWFDISTGKWIDGGRSITVKADRENTPLYIRDASILPLARVSPADNTFDGSKVDFHVFLSRAGTAGTEYEFDDGLSFAYAKGAYTRLAIEAKLSRNTLRISTETLHEGAGAPDFTVTTTTDIATVEINGKAARKVKAQGVPLGNYKTQTWRA